The nucleotide sequence TGGTATGTATTTTAAAAAGAAAATTGGTGGAATGACAGGAGATACTATAGGAGCAGTTATTGAGTTATCTCAGACTTTTTCACTATTATTATTCTACTTATTAAGGGGATTGATATTTTGAGATTAATCTTGATAAGACATGGAGAAACACAGGCGAATGTAGAGAGGATATATAGTGGTTGGACTGATTTTCCACTAACAGAGAAAGGAAAACAGCAAATTAACAGTATATTGGATATTTTAAGTAAAGCAAATATTGATATTTTATATTCTAGTCCGCTATCTAGAGCTTTAGTTACAGCTGAGATTATATCAAAGCACATAGGTAAAAAAATTTATGTTAGTGAAAAGTTAAAGGAAATGAATTTCGGTATTTTTGAAGGGAAATCTTATATAGAAATATCAGAAACTCATCATCTAGAATGGGAGAGGTGGATAAACGATAATATCAAATACAGGATACCTAATGGTGAGAGTTTAACAGATATGTATAATAGAGTTACTCAGTTTATAGATGGATTAAAAGACAAAACTGGAACTTTTCTTTTGGTTACTCATGCAGGAGTAATCAGAATTGTGATTACTTATCTTTTAAACCTAAACATTGATAAAATGTGGCATTTTAAGATACTGCCTGGGTGTTTAGTTGAGATATTGTATGAAAATGATTTTGGCATATTAACGAGGTTGATTTAGCATATATGTAGAGGAAATATTATATTTAGATTGTGGAGGTGAAAAAATGAATACAACTAAATCAGCTAAGCAAAATAATAAAACTATAAAAATAGTATATTGTGGGATACTTATTGCACTTTCAGCAGTAGGGGCATTGATTAAAATACAGGGAAGTATAGCATTTGACTCAATGCCTGGATTTTTTGCCGCACTGTTTTTAGGGCCAAGCTATGGGGCTTTAGTAGCAGGATTAGGACATATACTTACAGCCGTTACTAGTGGGTTTCCTTTAACACTTCCAATGCATATTATAATAGCTTTAGAAATGGCATTATTCGGTTATTTGTTTGGAGTATTTTATAGAAAATTTAATTATGCAATAGCTATAATACTAGCAATTATTTTAAATGGTCCTATTGGGGCACTTGTTGCAGCATTTGCTTCAGTATTACTTGGATTACCTTTTAATGGCTTAAAGTTATTTTATGCTGTAATTATACCTCTTACATTAGCATCAGTTGCAAATATTGTATTAGCTTATTTAGCTTTTAAAGCAATAAATAGGAATAAGTTGAGGGTACAAAATGAAAGTAAGAAAATTTAGAGATTTAACCTTTATAGAAATTAATGAAGAACAATTATTAGTTATAGCTTGTGATTCAAGCGGAGCTATAGGAAGTAAGGAGAATGATATTGTAAAAGTTTCTCCTGATATTTTAGGATATTTTACTACAAATGTTGCTTTATATGAAATTTTATCTGTTGGTGCAGAACCCTTAACTATAGTTAATACATTAACTGTAGAAATGAATGATACAGGGAATAAAATAATAGAAGGAATCAAAAAGGCTATTGAACCTTTATCAGCTAGTAAAGATATTATAATTACAGGGAGTACAGAAGAAAATTTTCCAGTTTGCCAAACTGGTATGGGTATAACTGTCATTGGCATTATAAATACTAATAATTGGACTATGCCTATGACAAAAAAAGGAGCTATTGCTTTAGTAGTTGGTTTACCTAAATTAGGGCAAGAAGTTATTGCTGATAATGGTAAAGAGATTTTTTCATTGAAAATTCTTTTAGAATTAAAGAAATATTCTTTTATACAAGAAATACTTCCTGTTGGGTCTAAAGGTATTTTATTTGAGCTGAAGGAAATGGCCAGAACAAATGATTTAGATTTATGCATATTTAGCGATATAAAAGTAGATTTGTATAAATCAGC is from Caloranaerobacter sp. TR13 and encodes:
- a CDS encoding AIR synthase related protein is translated as MKVRKFRDLTFIEINEEQLLVIACDSSGAIGSKENDIVKVSPDILGYFTTNVALYEILSVGAEPLTIVNTLTVEMNDTGNKIIEGIKKAIEPLSASKDIIITGSTEENFPVCQTGMGITVIGIINTNNWTMPMTKKGAIALVVGLPKLGQEVIADNGKEIFSLKILLELKKYSFIQEILPVGSKGILFELKEMARTNDLDLCIFSDIKVDLYKSAGPATCAIVSIEEEYFDILKDKCPIPINKVAKFY
- the cobC gene encoding alpha-ribazole phosphatase gives rise to the protein MRLILIRHGETQANVERIYSGWTDFPLTEKGKQQINSILDILSKANIDILYSSPLSRALVTAEIISKHIGKKIYVSEKLKEMNFGIFEGKSYIEISETHHLEWERWINDNIKYRIPNGESLTDMYNRVTQFIDGLKDKTGTFLLVTHAGVIRIVITYLLNLNIDKMWHFKILPGCLVEILYENDFGILTRLI
- a CDS encoding ECF transporter S component, which codes for MNTTKSAKQNNKTIKIVYCGILIALSAVGALIKIQGSIAFDSMPGFFAALFLGPSYGALVAGLGHILTAVTSGFPLTLPMHIIIALEMALFGYLFGVFYRKFNYAIAIILAIILNGPIGALVAAFASVLLGLPFNGLKLFYAVIIPLTLASVANIVLAYLAFKAINRNKLRVQNESKKI